A region from the Pyrinomonadaceae bacterium genome encodes:
- the gcvH gene encoding glycine cleavage system protein GcvH, with protein sequence MANVPDNLHYSKDHEWVRVEGDTAVVGITDHAQEQLGDVVYVELPKTGETFPAHESFGSVESVKAVSEIFTPISGTITEVNDSLNDEPEKVNKDPYGEGWMIKIKMNAAGEVDSLLTAAEYEDFTKAEE encoded by the coding sequence ATGGCTAACGTTCCCGATAATCTTCACTACAGCAAGGACCACGAATGGGTCCGCGTCGAAGGCGACACGGCGGTGGTCGGAATCACTGATCACGCTCAGGAACAACTGGGCGACGTGGTTTACGTCGAACTACCGAAGACGGGCGAAACGTTTCCGGCGCACGAATCATTCGGCTCAGTCGAATCGGTCAAAGCCGTGTCGGAAATTTTCACGCCCATCTCGGGCACCATCACTGAAGTGAACGATTCACTCAACGACGAGCCCGAAAAAGTGAACAAGGATCCGTACGGCGAAGGCTGGATGATCAAAATAAAGATGAACGCCGCCGGCGAAGTGGACAGCCTTTTGACCGCCGCCGAATACGAAGATTTCACGAAAGCCGAAGAGTAA
- a CDS encoding pilus assembly PilX N-terminal domain-containing protein, with protein sequence MNIQNVQSNGRDKSQRGAALITVLMMSTLMLATGGALVLVTSLSNRTAIDATAERQAYYSAEAGIQDTLNILRGNVNPQPGMPAGSQITFLRAKTAASSNLPGDNSTTARLSGWLNYSYVGANGDNRVPLTANYSPLNGLAYSVQILDPDGTANGVEPSRLLIRVRGFGPKGAEKRMEAIIRRTTFDYNAPAMLMMRGADDCAAMTFDIGDSNAKDYSGHDNTSTTILPAFGSTCDGDLAIEEASDGKETVELPKAAKIDISSLPVWLQNVNDARLFVAEQKADAIVQGRYFTSFDGNAEGFTFVDGDCDLDGGSGLLIVTGTLTMAGNPNFNGLILVLGEGRVERDGGGNGDVYGAMAVARFNATGGFLPPFFDTNGGGTSTMKYDSTALRQAMNTTGPRVLGIHEH encoded by the coding sequence ATGAACATTCAGAACGTCCAAAGCAACGGTCGAGACAAAAGCCAACGAGGCGCCGCGCTGATAACTGTGTTGATGATGTCAACGCTGATGCTGGCGACGGGTGGGGCACTGGTGCTGGTCACCAGCTTGTCGAACCGAACCGCGATCGATGCTACCGCTGAGAGGCAGGCGTATTACAGCGCCGAGGCCGGCATTCAGGACACCCTCAACATTTTGCGGGGCAACGTGAATCCACAGCCTGGCATGCCCGCCGGCAGCCAAATCACTTTTCTTCGCGCCAAAACGGCGGCGAGCTCCAATCTGCCGGGCGACAACAGCACCACGGCGCGCTTGTCCGGATGGCTGAACTACAGTTATGTGGGGGCCAATGGTGATAATCGTGTGCCGCTGACCGCAAATTACTCGCCGCTGAACGGCCTGGCGTATTCGGTTCAAATACTTGATCCGGATGGGACGGCTAATGGCGTTGAACCATCGCGACTCCTGATTCGTGTCCGAGGCTTTGGGCCGAAGGGAGCGGAGAAACGGATGGAAGCCATCATTCGCCGCACGACTTTTGACTACAACGCTCCCGCTATGCTGATGATGCGCGGCGCTGACGATTGCGCGGCAATGACTTTTGACATCGGCGACAGTAATGCCAAGGATTATTCGGGGCACGACAACACTAGCACCACAATTCTTCCGGCGTTCGGCTCGACCTGCGATGGTGACTTGGCGATCGAAGAGGCTTCCGACGGGAAAGAGACTGTAGAACTTCCAAAGGCCGCTAAAATCGATATTTCATCGCTGCCCGTGTGGTTGCAAAACGTCAACGACGCCCGCTTGTTTGTCGCAGAGCAAAAAGCCGACGCGATCGTTCAGGGTCGTTATTTCACCTCATTCGACGGGAATGCCGAGGGCTTTACCTTCGTCGATGGGGATTGCGACCTGGATGGCGGATCCGGACTGCTGATTGTCACCGGTACTCTGACGATGGCCGGCAACCCCAATTTCAATGGGCTGATTCTGGTCCTTGGAGAGGGACGTGTTGAGCGAGATGGCGGCGGCAACGGGGATGTTTACGGAGCCATGGCGGTGGCTCGATTCAACGCAACCGGCGGTTTCCTCCCACCATTCTTCGACACCAACGGTGGTGGTACTTCTACAATGAAGTACGACTCGACCGCCCTGCGACAAGCCATGAACACGACCGGTCCGCGCGTGCTCGGCATTCACGAACATTAA
- a CDS encoding type IV pilus twitching motility protein PilT, with protein sequence MARIDDLLKLMRSQRASDLHLTSGSAPFMRINGEMVKQNYKSVSADTCKSLIFEVLSDSQQELFNERMDLDFSYPLQGVGRFRVNVFMQRHGISACFRLIPEQVKTISELNLADQLSDLINVSEGLILVTGPTGSGKSTTLSAFIHEINMRQQSHIITIEDPIEFVHENHQCLISQREVASHTKSFAAALRAALREDPDIILVGEMRDLETISLAITAAETGHLVFATLHTNSAVKTIDRVIDVFPETQQSQIRVMLAESLRGVVAQSLLPRSGEQSRVPVMEVMVNVPAVANLIREGKTHQIATVMQTSRGLGMATFETATHDLINKGLISKEDGMNFLRRRSAAKQMSGITNTPRVAGSSAVN encoded by the coding sequence ATGGCCAGAATCGACGACCTCCTCAAACTCATGCGCTCACAGAGAGCTTCCGACTTGCACCTCACCAGTGGCTCTGCGCCGTTCATGCGCATCAACGGGGAAATGGTCAAGCAAAACTACAAGAGTGTGTCGGCTGACACGTGTAAGAGTTTGATCTTCGAAGTTCTTAGCGACAGCCAGCAGGAGCTCTTCAATGAACGGATGGATCTGGACTTTAGCTATCCACTCCAGGGCGTGGGACGTTTTCGCGTCAACGTCTTTATGCAGCGTCACGGGATCTCAGCTTGTTTCCGGCTGATTCCTGAACAAGTTAAAACAATCTCCGAATTGAACCTGGCGGACCAATTGTCTGATCTGATTAACGTATCCGAGGGCTTGATTTTAGTGACCGGGCCGACGGGTTCAGGCAAGAGCACGACTCTGTCTGCGTTTATCCACGAAATAAACATGCGGCAGCAGTCGCATATCATCACGATCGAAGACCCGATCGAATTTGTCCACGAGAACCACCAGTGCCTGATCAGTCAGCGCGAAGTCGCCAGCCACACGAAATCCTTTGCAGCGGCACTGCGCGCGGCGCTGCGCGAGGATCCGGACATCATTCTCGTCGGCGAGATGCGCGACCTCGAGACAATTTCACTCGCCATTACCGCTGCCGAAACCGGCCACCTGGTGTTTGCGACCTTGCACACCAACAGCGCGGTCAAGACGATCGATCGGGTCATCGACGTCTTTCCCGAGACGCAGCAGTCACAGATTCGTGTGATGTTGGCCGAGAGTTTACGCGGAGTGGTAGCTCAATCGTTATTGCCGCGCTCAGGCGAACAAAGTCGAGTTCCGGTGATGGAAGTGATGGTCAATGTCCCGGCCGTCGCGAACCTGATTCGCGAAGGCAAGACCCATCAAATCGCGACCGTGATGCAGACCAGTCGTGGTCTCGGCATGGCCACATTTGAAACGGCCACCCACGACCTGATTAACAAGGGATTGATTTCGAAGGAAGACGGGATGAACTTCCTGCGCCGGCGCAGCGCGGCCAAACAGATGTCCGGCATCACTAACACGCCGCGAGTCGCAGGCAGTTCAGCTGTGAACTAA
- the gcvPA gene encoding aminomethyl-transferring glycine dehydrogenase subunit GcvPA, which yields MRYIPNSPDERAEMLRQIGVASIENLFDSIPEELRLRGPLAVPAALSELELLKKFDAMAVHNEAARRISFLGGGAYSHYSPTIVDHLISRSEFFTAYTPYQPEISQGTLQAIFEFQTLVCQLTGMDIANASMYDGSTAMAEAVLMAERVTRRSKVIASSAIHPEYLQVAHTYVQHAGIELQHSPYSTETGATSADSLTGLDDKTAAVVVQSPNFFGCVEDLQALADKAHAVGALLIVVVTEAISFGLLKSPGACGADIVVAEGQSFGVPLSFGGPYVGLFATRDKYARQIPGRLVGEAFDAKGRRGYVLTLATREQHIRREKATSNICTNEGLIALAATIYLETMGPRGIEEVAQQCAQKAHYAARKLAEIEGFSLPFSAPFFDEFVVSGPGEAATLLAKLASERGIDGGIALSRYDPRRPNDFLVCVTETNTRKDIDALVSSLRELV from the coding sequence TTGCGCTACATTCCCAACTCGCCCGACGAACGCGCCGAGATGTTGCGCCAAATCGGTGTCGCTTCAATAGAAAACCTATTCGATTCAATTCCGGAGGAGCTGCGGCTGCGCGGCCCTTTGGCGGTTCCGGCCGCGCTTTCGGAATTGGAGCTGTTGAAGAAATTCGATGCGATGGCGGTCCATAACGAAGCCGCTCGACGCATCAGCTTCCTCGGTGGCGGCGCATACTCGCATTACAGTCCGACGATTGTTGACCATTTGATTTCGCGTTCAGAATTTTTCACCGCCTACACGCCTTATCAGCCGGAGATTTCCCAGGGCACGCTTCAGGCAATCTTTGAATTTCAGACTCTCGTGTGTCAGTTAACGGGGATGGATATCGCGAATGCGTCGATGTACGACGGCTCGACCGCGATGGCCGAGGCCGTCTTGATGGCTGAACGGGTGACGAGACGTTCGAAGGTCATCGCGTCATCCGCGATTCATCCTGAGTACCTGCAAGTCGCGCACACGTATGTGCAGCACGCCGGCATTGAACTACAGCATTCGCCGTATTCGACTGAGACCGGGGCGACGTCGGCGGACAGTTTGACCGGCCTCGACGACAAAACGGCGGCGGTCGTGGTGCAGTCACCAAACTTCTTTGGCTGTGTCGAAGACTTGCAGGCTCTGGCCGACAAGGCTCACGCGGTTGGCGCATTGCTGATTGTGGTGGTCACGGAAGCGATTTCGTTTGGTTTGTTGAAGTCGCCCGGCGCTTGCGGCGCGGACATCGTCGTCGCCGAAGGGCAGTCGTTCGGCGTGCCGCTTTCTTTTGGCGGGCCTTACGTGGGCTTGTTCGCGACACGCGACAAATACGCGCGCCAAATTCCCGGTCGCCTGGTCGGGGAGGCTTTCGATGCAAAAGGTCGCCGCGGCTACGTGCTGACACTGGCGACGCGCGAACAACACATTCGCCGCGAGAAAGCCACGTCGAACATTTGCACAAACGAAGGACTGATCGCACTGGCGGCGACAATCTACCTGGAAACGATGGGCCCGCGCGGCATTGAAGAAGTCGCGCAGCAATGCGCGCAGAAGGCGCATTATGCCGCGCGCAAGCTTGCGGAAATCGAAGGCTTCTCGCTTCCCTTTTCCGCTCCGTTCTTCGACGAGTTTGTCGTAAGCGGCCCCGGCGAGGCAGCAACGCTCCTGGCAAAGCTCGCGAGCGAAAGAGGAATCGACGGCGGAATCGCGTTGTCGCGTTACGACCCGCGACGGCCCAACGATTTTCTGGTTTGCGTGACCGAGACGAACACACGCAAAGATATTGATGCGCTGGTCAGTTCATTACGCGAATTGGTTTAG
- a CDS encoding YtxH domain-containing protein has protein sequence MNKKIALVGGLGLGAALMYLFDPDRGRGRRDSIKEKAEGAANKAGEYAEKMSRDIRDRASEVVAEAKSIFKGADNKSDLNAVEDDFASLHSTPAPFGSEPSTPGNLYPSVGEPHVP, from the coding sequence ATGAATAAGAAAATTGCTTTGGTTGGCGGTCTTGGATTGGGCGCCGCATTAATGTACCTGTTCGATCCCGATCGCGGCCGGGGACGCCGGGACTCGATTAAGGAGAAGGCCGAAGGCGCAGCTAACAAAGCCGGCGAATACGCCGAAAAAATGTCCCGTGACATACGCGATCGCGCCTCCGAGGTCGTCGCAGAAGCTAAGTCGATATTCAAGGGTGCTGACAATAAGTCAGACCTTAACGCTGTTGAGGATGACTTCGCGTCGTTGCACAGCACGCCCGCGCCATTCGGTTCGGAGCCCTCGACACCCGGTAATCTTTATCCGAGTGTTGGCGAGCCTCACGTACCGTAA
- the gcvT gene encoding glycine cleavage system aminomethyltransferase GcvT: MSAPAVDLKRTPLNEAHRRLGGRMVEFGGWDMPVQYPAGTVNEHVRTRTRAGLFDVSHMGEVDVRGRDAIAFVNRLTSNDVSKLVDGQAQYTALTTPQGTVIDDLLVYRMAEDHLLLVVNAGTTDKDWEWIKSHHAGENIELRNASAEYCQLALQGPEAISILQQLTETNLEEIKYYHFTLGKVDGIDAIISRTGYTGEDGFEVYAAPEKAEQLWNKILDAGNYGTDEGVMPCGLAARNTLRLEAGMALYGHEIDENTTLLEANLGWITKLNKGDFIGREALAKQKEEGIKRKLIGFEVTDRGIARDGQDILVNGERVGRATSGSPAPFLKKNIGMGYVPRELSAVGTAIEIDVRGRMVGAQIVPLPFYKRAK, translated from the coding sequence GTGTCAGCACCCGCAGTTGATTTGAAACGAACACCGCTAAATGAAGCGCATCGCCGCCTGGGCGGACGCATGGTTGAGTTCGGTGGCTGGGACATGCCGGTTCAGTATCCCGCCGGCACCGTTAACGAACACGTGCGCACGCGCACACGTGCGGGGCTGTTCGACGTTTCGCACATGGGCGAGGTCGATGTCCGTGGGCGCGATGCGATTGCCTTCGTTAATCGACTGACGTCGAACGATGTTTCGAAGTTAGTAGATGGTCAGGCGCAGTACACAGCGTTAACGACACCGCAGGGCACGGTGATTGACGATTTGCTGGTCTACCGCATGGCCGAAGATCACCTGCTGCTGGTGGTGAACGCGGGGACAACCGACAAAGATTGGGAATGGATCAAATCGCACCACGCCGGAGAAAACATCGAGTTACGCAACGCGAGCGCTGAGTATTGCCAACTGGCGCTGCAAGGTCCCGAAGCAATTTCAATTCTCCAACAGCTAACCGAAACCAACCTGGAAGAGATTAAGTATTACCACTTCACCCTGGGCAAGGTTGATGGAATTGACGCGATCATTTCGCGCACCGGTTACACAGGTGAAGACGGTTTCGAGGTTTACGCCGCCCCGGAAAAGGCTGAACAACTCTGGAACAAGATTCTCGACGCGGGAAACTATGGAACCGATGAGGGCGTGATGCCGTGTGGCCTCGCCGCGCGAAACACTTTGCGGCTGGAGGCGGGCATGGCCCTGTATGGCCACGAGATCGACGAGAACACCACGCTGCTCGAAGCAAACCTCGGCTGGATTACGAAACTAAACAAAGGCGACTTCATTGGCCGCGAGGCGCTTGCGAAACAAAAAGAGGAAGGCATCAAACGGAAGTTGATCGGTTTTGAAGTCACCGATCGCGGCATCGCGCGTGATGGACAGGACATTCTGGTAAACGGCGAACGTGTCGGCCGCGCTACTTCGGGAAGCCCGGCGCCTTTCCTGAAGAAGAACATCGGCATGGGTTACGTGCCCAGGGAACTTTCGGCGGTTGGCACTGCGATCGAAATCGATGTGCGCGGACGGATGGTCGGTGCGCAAATTGTGCCGCTGCCTTTTTACAAGCGAGCTAAGTAG
- a CDS encoding prepilin-type N-terminal cleavage/methylation domain-containing protein gives MSKRLRTKKSEDGFSLFELIIAMTITLLVLTVATTLLAQSLNMRTRSNENVDALADAERAINIMSREIAQAGFNINDNGIVPEDSVVDGNGNSMIRVRANLNRYDTDAPAAARNGIGEPGWDSGEDVKYFIHPAGTTTLLARYDPYAQDGPESTVVANRLDRMRVHYFAQRVTYTTPNCGTSRAARCCDIENASAAEVAPAAARYVVIAVCVQQSETGAPGSPGYQPAHNLLLTSDVTLRNANLTTY, from the coding sequence ATGAGCAAAAGATTGAGAACAAAAAAATCGGAAGACGGCTTCTCATTGTTCGAATTGATCATCGCGATGACCATCACGTTGTTGGTGCTGACCGTGGCGACCACATTGCTCGCGCAATCGCTGAATATGCGCACACGCTCAAACGAGAATGTCGACGCATTGGCCGATGCCGAGCGGGCCATCAATATTATGTCGCGTGAAATTGCACAGGCCGGTTTCAATATCAACGACAACGGCATTGTGCCGGAGGATTCGGTGGTAGATGGAAACGGCAACAGCATGATTCGCGTGCGCGCCAACCTGAACAGATACGACACGGACGCTCCCGCCGCAGCCAGAAATGGAATAGGCGAGCCGGGCTGGGATTCCGGCGAAGACGTTAAGTACTTCATTCACCCGGCGGGAACTACCACCTTGCTGGCCCGCTACGATCCGTATGCCCAGGACGGCCCCGAATCGACAGTGGTGGCAAATCGTCTCGACCGGATGAGAGTGCACTACTTCGCGCAAAGGGTTACTTACACCACACCGAATTGCGGCACGAGTCGGGCCGCGCGCTGCTGTGACATCGAGAACGCCTCAGCCGCTGAGGTGGCGCCCGCAGCCGCGCGATACGTGGTAATCGCTGTTTGTGTGCAGCAATCAGAAACGGGCGCGCCGGGCAGCCCCGGATATCAACCGGCGCATAACCTTCTGTTAACCAGCGACGTCACACTGCGCAATGCGAACCTGACAACTTACTAG
- a CDS encoding prepilin-type N-terminal cleavage/methylation domain-containing protein: MNRKFSFPKRKTQRTAGSNEAGFTLLETSIALVVLAIAGLGVAACFFYAARNNSSARDRELSMAVAQQTMEQYKNAAFNDAALNATGVNGLTSTLTRGGRSYQVVTTITDLNVQAGTARTKTIEVRVTPWSDSESVARNTTSVFGSVRIISQRTSPVVGPNRAL; the protein is encoded by the coding sequence GTGAATCGCAAATTTTCATTTCCGAAACGCAAGACGCAGCGCACAGCTGGAAGCAACGAAGCGGGCTTTACGTTGCTCGAAACGTCCATCGCGTTGGTGGTGTTGGCCATCGCCGGTTTAGGAGTAGCCGCGTGCTTCTTCTATGCCGCGCGAAACAACAGCAGCGCCCGGGATCGCGAGCTCTCGATGGCGGTGGCACAACAGACGATGGAACAATATAAAAACGCTGCCTTCAATGACGCTGCGCTGAATGCCACAGGTGTCAACGGGCTTACCAGCACGCTTACGCGCGGAGGCCGAAGTTACCAGGTGGTGACTACGATCACCGATTTGAACGTCCAGGCGGGGACGGCGCGGACAAAGACGATCGAGGTCCGCGTCACTCCCTGGAGCGACAGTGAAAGTGTGGCGCGCAATACTACGTCGGTGTTTGGATCGGTGAGAATTATTTCTCAGCGGACGTCCCCGGTGGTTGGTCCTAATCGTGCACTTTGA